Proteins from a single region of Peromyscus eremicus chromosome 9, PerEre_H2_v1, whole genome shotgun sequence:
- the LOC131919061 gene encoding LOW QUALITY PROTEIN: poly(rC)-binding protein 1-like (The sequence of the model RefSeq protein was modified relative to this genomic sequence to represent the inferred CDS: inserted 1 base in 1 codon), producing the protein MVPAARAGRPGLRRDRKREVFSNAIVKAFAMIIDKLEEDINSSMTNSAAASRPRVTLRLVVPATQCGSLIGKGGCKIKEIRESTGAQVQVAGDMLPNSTERAITIAGVPQSVTECVKQIYLVMLETLSLSPQWRVMTIPYQPVPASSPVICAGGQDRCSDAAGYPHATHDLEGPPLDAYSIQGQHTIXLAKLNQVARQQSHFAMMHGGTGFAGIDSSSPEVKGYWASLDASTQTTHELTIPNNLIGCIIGRQGANINEIRQMSGAQIKTANPVEGSSGRQVTITGSAASISLAQYLINARLSSEKSMGCS; encoded by the exons GTATTCTCCAATGCCATCGTTAAGGCCTTCGCCATGATCATCGACAAGCTGGAGGAAGATATCAACAGCTCTATGACCAACAGTGCGGCGGCCAGCAGGCCCCGGGTCACCCTCAGGCTGGTGGTGCCCGCCACCCAGTGTGGCTCCCTGATCGGCAAGGGTGGCTGCAAGATCAAGGAGATCCGCGAGAGCACGGGGGCCCAGGTCCAGGTGGCGGGGGATATGCTGCCCAACTCGACCGAGCGGGCCATCACTATCGCCGGCGTGCCGCAGTCGGTCACCGAGTGTGTCAAGCAGATCTACCTGGTCATGCTGGAGACGCTCTCCCTGTCTCCGCAATGGAGAGTCATGACCATCCCGTACCAGCCCGTGCCGGCCAGCTCGCCAGTCATCTGCGCGGGCGGCCAAGATCGCTGCAGCGACGCGGCGGGCTACCCCCACGCCACCCACGACCTGGAGGGACCACCTCTAGACGCCTACTCGATTCAAGGACAACACACCA TCCTGGCCAAGCTGAACCAGGTGGCAAGACAACAGTCTCACTTTGCCATGATGCACGGCGGTACGGGATTCGCCGGAATTGACTCCAGCTCTCCAGAGGTGAAAGGCTATTGGGCAAGTTTGGATGCATCTACTCAAACCACCCATGAACTCACCATTCCAAATAACTTAATCGGCTGCATAATCGGGCGCCAAGGCGCCAACATCAATGAGATCCGCCAGATGTCCGGGGCCCAGATCAAAACTGCCAACCCGGTGGAAGGCTCTTCTGGAAGGCAAGTCACTATCACTGGCTCGGCTGCCAGTATTAGCCTGGCCCAGTATCTAATCAATGCCAGGCTTTCCTCTGAGAAGAGCATGGGGTGCAGCTAG